One Clavibacter zhangzhiyongii genomic region harbors:
- a CDS encoding 2'-5' RNA ligase family protein produces the protein MDHDDPTADALADPDTAPASAARTDDRPHPSAFPRDDSDPFRYGIFLRPDPRTCRAVTVVTDQLRAQYGFVSAGAFPPHATLVGSQPLGRSEGLVVAAVTELLADRPAFPVHNAGVREQGFGFVYDVHGLPDGSPNPDLLALAADIDRVVAPFRRPMRSPEQHVFDPERFRAHLSLASHDLCTRPDLHDEVGAFIRGLDQPVPAGFVGDTVVMYRTASPDWSGRWWTTLTWEHVRTWTLGGTAA, from the coding sequence ATGGATCACGACGACCCCACCGCCGACGCGCTCGCCGACCCCGACACCGCGCCCGCGTCGGCGGCCCGGACGGACGACCGGCCGCATCCGTCCGCGTTCCCCCGCGACGACAGCGACCCCTTCCGCTACGGGATCTTCCTCCGCCCCGACCCGCGCACCTGCCGGGCCGTGACCGTCGTCACCGACCAGCTCCGCGCGCAGTACGGCTTCGTCTCCGCCGGCGCGTTCCCGCCGCACGCGACCCTCGTCGGCAGCCAGCCCCTCGGCCGCTCCGAGGGCCTCGTGGTCGCCGCCGTCACCGAGCTCCTCGCCGACCGCCCCGCGTTCCCGGTGCACAACGCCGGCGTCCGCGAGCAGGGCTTCGGCTTCGTGTACGACGTCCACGGCCTCCCCGACGGATCCCCGAACCCCGACCTCCTCGCGCTCGCGGCCGACATCGACCGCGTCGTCGCGCCCTTCCGCCGGCCGATGCGCTCGCCCGAGCAGCACGTGTTCGACCCGGAGCGCTTCCGCGCGCACCTCTCGCTCGCCTCGCACGACCTCTGCACGCGCCCCGACCTGCACGACGAGGTCGGCGCCTTCATCCGCGGGCTCGACCAGCCCGTCCCCGCGGGCTTCGTCGGCGACACCGTCGTGATGTACCGCACGGCGTCGCCGGACTGGTCGGGCCGCTGGTGGACCACCCTCACCTGGGAGCACGTGCGCACCTGGACCCTGGGCGGCACCGCGGCCTGA
- a CDS encoding iron-siderophore ABC transporter substrate-binding protein, whose amino-acid sequence MITRRRTLAMTALAAAAALTLTACGTTEEASTGAGSTPSGEGITLTDGTGAEVTLDGPATKVVGTEWNVVENLVSLGVDPVGVADVAGYGAWSSAVPLVNEPADIGTRGEPSVETIASLAPDLIVATTDLPADAVEQLKAIAPVLQVKSADGTKQIQQSEDNLELIAKATGTEDKATQVIDAYDQAVTDAKAKLDAAGLAGAEFLFADAYVDAGAVTVRPFGKGSLIGDVTAELGLENAWTGEVDPAYGLGSTDVEGLTTVGDVQFVYNANATQGDDPFATQLAGNAVWQSLPFVKAGEVHRMPEGVWVFGGPASMTAYAEDLADLLVG is encoded by the coding sequence GTGATCACGAGACGACGAACCCTGGCGATGACCGCCCTCGCCGCCGCGGCAGCGCTCACGCTGACCGCATGCGGCACCACCGAGGAGGCATCCACGGGCGCCGGATCCACCCCGAGCGGCGAGGGGATCACCCTCACCGACGGCACGGGCGCGGAGGTCACGCTCGACGGGCCCGCGACCAAGGTCGTCGGCACCGAGTGGAACGTCGTGGAGAACCTCGTGTCGCTGGGCGTGGATCCCGTCGGCGTCGCGGACGTCGCGGGCTACGGCGCCTGGTCGTCGGCCGTCCCGCTCGTGAACGAGCCCGCCGACATCGGCACGCGCGGCGAGCCGAGCGTGGAGACCATCGCGTCGCTCGCGCCCGACCTCATCGTCGCGACCACCGACCTGCCCGCGGACGCCGTCGAGCAGCTGAAGGCCATCGCACCCGTGCTGCAGGTGAAGTCGGCGGACGGCACCAAGCAGATCCAGCAGAGCGAGGACAACCTCGAGCTCATCGCGAAGGCGACGGGCACCGAGGACAAGGCGACCCAGGTCATCGACGCCTACGACCAGGCCGTCACCGACGCCAAGGCGAAGCTCGACGCGGCCGGCCTGGCGGGGGCGGAGTTCCTGTTCGCGGACGCCTACGTCGACGCCGGCGCCGTCACCGTCCGCCCGTTCGGGAAGGGCTCGCTCATCGGCGACGTGACCGCCGAGCTCGGCCTCGAGAACGCGTGGACGGGCGAGGTCGACCCCGCCTACGGCCTCGGGTCCACCGACGTCGAGGGCCTCACGACCGTCGGCGACGTGCAGTTCGTCTACAACGCGAACGCCACCCAGGGCGACGACCCCTTCGCGACCCAGCTCGCGGGCAACGCGGTCTGGCAGTCCCTCCCGTTCGTGAAGGCGGGCGAGGTGCACCGCATGCCCGAGGGCGTGTGGGTCTTCGGCGGCCCGGCGTCCATGACGGCGTACGCGGAGGACCTCGCCGACCTGCTCGTCGGCTGA
- a CDS encoding BLUF domain-containing protein, producing the protein MRTTVYTSTATRRLTDEDLAELLRQCVRNNERTGLTGLLLHRDGRFMQVLEGPDEAVEAVFAVIAADDRHTEVRQLLDERIPARQFPAWSMGFRTVDDATVRELDGYDDFLDRPASAAARPDAPSRARWLLEWFRTHPA; encoded by the coding sequence ATGCGCACGACCGTCTACACGAGCACCGCCACGCGGCGCCTCACCGACGAGGATCTCGCGGAGCTCCTCCGCCAGTGCGTCCGCAACAACGAGCGGACCGGCCTGACCGGCCTCCTGCTCCATCGCGACGGCCGCTTCATGCAGGTCCTCGAGGGACCGGACGAGGCCGTGGAGGCCGTCTTCGCCGTCATCGCCGCCGACGACCGGCACACGGAGGTGCGGCAGCTCCTCGACGAGCGGATCCCCGCGCGGCAGTTCCCCGCCTGGTCGATGGGCTTCCGCACGGTCGACGACGCGACCGTCCGCGAGCTCGACGGCTACGACGACTTCCTCGACCGCCCGGCCTCCGCGGCGGCCCGCCCGGACGCGCCGTCGCGCGCCCGCTGGCTCCTGGAGTGGTTCCGCACGCATCCGGCGTGA
- a CDS encoding glycosyl hydrolase family 18 protein, translating into MSPSRRARRPVAVAAGAAVAFALVGASLPAHAAAPFEVVGYAEGGSTPVSRLDASAAALTSVVVDGVNVNADGRGVGAPSAEALAVLRQAHARGERVELLVGNYDEALGDFSPGISDALLGSAANVDRVVRQLAAEVARSGWDGVTVDLESLSGAHPAGLTRFVSGLKAALGSARSVSVCLMATTGDYRPLGYDLAALGRAADHVVLMAYDQHGPTWSGAGPVGGMPWVRAALAPVRKAVPTARIQLGIAGYGYTWPRTGEGRQLSDQAARDLVAAQRATPVWSVPQQEWRATLRDGTVVWWSDARSYDARVSLARQLGLGGVAVWSLGLSDPLTR; encoded by the coding sequence ATGAGCCCCTCCCGCCGCGCCCGCCGTCCCGTCGCCGTCGCGGCGGGGGCCGCGGTCGCGTTCGCCCTCGTCGGCGCGTCCCTGCCCGCCCACGCGGCGGCGCCGTTCGAGGTCGTCGGGTACGCGGAGGGCGGATCCACGCCGGTGTCCCGCCTCGACGCGAGCGCCGCCGCCCTCACCTCCGTCGTGGTCGACGGCGTCAACGTCAACGCCGACGGCCGGGGCGTGGGCGCCCCGTCGGCCGAGGCGCTCGCGGTGCTCCGGCAGGCGCACGCGCGCGGCGAGCGGGTCGAGCTGCTGGTCGGGAACTACGACGAGGCCCTCGGCGACTTCTCGCCCGGCATCTCGGACGCGCTGCTCGGATCCGCCGCGAACGTCGACCGGGTCGTGCGCCAGCTCGCCGCCGAGGTCGCGAGGAGCGGCTGGGACGGGGTCACGGTCGACCTCGAGAGCCTGTCGGGCGCGCACCCGGCCGGCCTCACCCGGTTCGTGTCGGGGCTGAAGGCGGCGCTCGGATCCGCGCGCAGCGTCTCCGTCTGCCTCATGGCGACCACGGGCGACTACCGCCCGCTCGGCTACGACCTGGCCGCGCTCGGCCGCGCCGCCGACCACGTGGTGCTCATGGCGTACGACCAGCACGGGCCCACGTGGTCCGGCGCCGGGCCCGTCGGCGGCATGCCGTGGGTGAGGGCCGCGCTCGCGCCGGTGCGGAAGGCGGTGCCGACGGCGCGGATCCAGCTCGGGATCGCCGGGTACGGCTACACCTGGCCGCGCACGGGCGAGGGACGGCAGCTCTCCGACCAGGCGGCGCGCGACCTCGTGGCGGCGCAGAGGGCGACGCCCGTGTGGAGCGTCCCGCAGCAGGAGTGGCGCGCCACGCTGCGCGACGGCACGGTCGTCTGGTGGTCGGACGCGCGGTCGTACGACGCGCGCGTCTCGCTCGCGAGGCAGCTGGGGCTCGGGGGCGTGGCCGTGTGGTCGCTCGGGCTGTCGGATCCGCTGACGCGATGA
- a CDS encoding SulP family inorganic anion transporter has product MTRTAPAPAPAPVRTSPTVLQALKDPRLLIRETLAGLVVALALIPEAISFSIIAGVDPQVGLFSAFVMAVVISIVGGRTAMITGATGAIALVIAPVMRDHGLDFLIATVILGGLMQLALGAAGAARLMRFIPRSVMVGFVNALAILILAAQLPHLVGAPWMVWPIVAAGIGIMALLPRLTRVIPAPLVAIVVLTLVTVLAAVAVPTVGDEGTLPDSLPTLFVPQVPLTLETLGIIAPYALAMAVVGLLESLMTAKLVDEVTGTRSPKTREALGQGIANVASGFAGGMGGCAMIGQTMINVKASGARTRISTFLAGVFLLVLVVGLGDVVSVVPMAALVAVMVMVAVGTFDWHSVRPATLRRMPVGETVVMVATVAVVVATDDLAVGVVVGVIAAMVVFARRVSGFTSVTRTLEADADGERALYAVDGELFFASSDDLTTRFAYDDDPPRVVIDLSRSHVWDASTVAALDAVETRYRAHGTTVEIRGMNAASSAIHGRLAGRLGGAH; this is encoded by the coding sequence ATGACCCGGACCGCCCCCGCACCGGCGCCCGCGCCCGTGCGCACCAGCCCCACCGTCCTCCAGGCGCTGAAGGACCCGCGCCTGCTCATCCGCGAGACGCTCGCCGGCCTCGTCGTCGCGCTCGCGCTCATCCCCGAGGCCATCTCGTTCTCGATCATCGCGGGCGTGGATCCGCAGGTCGGCCTCTTCTCCGCCTTCGTGATGGCCGTCGTCATCTCGATCGTCGGCGGCCGCACGGCCATGATCACGGGCGCGACCGGCGCCATCGCGCTCGTCATCGCCCCGGTGATGCGCGACCACGGCCTCGACTTCCTCATCGCCACCGTGATCCTCGGCGGCCTCATGCAGCTCGCCCTCGGCGCGGCCGGCGCGGCCAGGCTCATGCGCTTCATCCCGCGCTCCGTGATGGTCGGCTTCGTGAACGCGCTCGCGATCCTCATCCTCGCCGCGCAGCTCCCGCACCTCGTCGGGGCGCCGTGGATGGTCTGGCCGATCGTCGCGGCCGGCATCGGGATCATGGCGCTGCTGCCCCGCCTCACCCGCGTGATCCCGGCGCCGCTCGTCGCGATCGTCGTGCTCACGCTCGTCACCGTGCTCGCGGCCGTCGCCGTGCCTACCGTGGGCGACGAGGGCACGCTGCCCGACAGCCTGCCGACCCTCTTCGTGCCGCAGGTGCCGCTCACGCTGGAGACCCTCGGGATCATCGCGCCCTACGCGCTCGCCATGGCGGTCGTCGGCCTCCTCGAGTCGCTCATGACCGCCAAGCTCGTCGACGAGGTCACCGGCACCCGCTCCCCGAAGACGCGCGAGGCGCTCGGCCAGGGCATCGCCAACGTCGCCTCCGGGTTCGCGGGCGGCATGGGCGGCTGCGCGATGATCGGCCAGACGATGATCAACGTGAAGGCGTCCGGCGCCCGCACCCGCATCTCCACCTTCCTCGCGGGCGTCTTCCTGCTCGTGCTCGTGGTGGGCCTCGGCGACGTCGTCTCGGTGGTCCCCATGGCCGCGCTCGTCGCCGTGATGGTGATGGTCGCCGTCGGCACCTTCGACTGGCACAGCGTCCGGCCGGCCACCCTCCGCCGCATGCCGGTCGGCGAGACCGTCGTCATGGTCGCCACCGTGGCGGTCGTGGTGGCCACCGACGACCTGGCCGTCGGGGTCGTCGTGGGCGTGATCGCCGCGATGGTCGTCTTCGCCCGCCGCGTCTCGGGCTTCACGAGCGTCACCCGCACCCTCGAGGCGGACGCCGACGGCGAGCGCGCGCTCTACGCGGTCGACGGCGAGCTGTTCTTCGCCTCGAGCGACGACCTCACCACGCGCTTCGCCTACGATGACGACCCGCCCCGCGTCGTCATCGACCTGTCCCGCTCGCACGTCTGGGACGCCTCCACGGTCGCCGCGCTCGACGCCGTCGAGACGCGGTACCGGGCGCACGGCACGACCGTCGAGATCCGCGGGATGAACGCGGCGAGCAGCGCCATCCACGGCCGCCTCGCGGGGCGCCTCGGCGGCGCGCACTGA
- a CDS encoding ABC transporter ATP-binding protein, with protein sequence MTSPASTAPVPRAAEPARPHPTAAGPAGSALAARDVTVAYGDTEVVHGAGLEIRPGCVTVLVGPNGSGKSTLLRTMARLQAARSGSLALVEEGAGAETDALDLSLRRFARRVALLTQGRPTPGGLSVRDVVEFGRYPHRGRFGGADPEGRAAVDRALDLTGLVALADRGVDQLSGGQLQRVWLASCLAQETGVLLLDEPTTYLDLRYQVELLDLVRDLADDGRIAVGVVLHDLDQAAALADTVALLHDGRIVKTGTPAEVLTPDLLTEVYGIPVEVHADPTTGSLRTRAVARHHHRNERLHP encoded by the coding sequence GTGACCTCCCCCGCCTCGACCGCCCCGGTCCCGCGCGCCGCCGAGCCGGCCCGGCCGCATCCGACGGCGGCGGGTCCCGCCGGATCCGCCCTCGCGGCCCGCGACGTCACGGTCGCGTACGGCGACACGGAGGTCGTGCACGGCGCCGGCCTCGAGATCCGCCCGGGCTGCGTCACCGTGCTCGTCGGCCCGAACGGCAGCGGCAAGTCGACCCTCCTGCGCACCATGGCCCGGCTGCAGGCGGCCCGCTCCGGATCCCTCGCGCTCGTCGAGGAGGGGGCGGGTGCCGAGACCGACGCCCTCGACCTCTCCCTCCGCCGCTTCGCCCGCCGCGTCGCGCTCCTCACCCAGGGTCGGCCGACGCCCGGCGGCCTCAGCGTCCGCGACGTCGTCGAGTTCGGCCGCTACCCGCACCGCGGCCGCTTCGGCGGGGCGGATCCCGAGGGCCGCGCCGCCGTCGACCGCGCGCTCGACCTCACGGGCCTCGTCGCCCTCGCCGACCGCGGCGTCGACCAGCTCTCCGGCGGCCAGCTCCAGCGCGTCTGGCTCGCGAGCTGCCTCGCCCAGGAGACCGGCGTGCTCCTGCTCGACGAGCCCACCACCTACCTCGACCTGCGCTACCAGGTCGAGCTCCTCGACCTCGTGCGCGACCTCGCCGACGACGGACGCATCGCCGTCGGCGTGGTGCTGCACGACCTCGATCAGGCCGCGGCGCTCGCGGACACCGTCGCGCTGCTGCACGACGGCCGGATCGTGAAGACCGGCACCCCCGCCGAGGTGCTCACCCCCGACCTCCTCACGGAGGTCTACGGCATCCCCGTCGAGGTCCACGCGGACCCGACGACGGGCAGCCTGCGCACCCGCGCGGTCGCCCGCCACCACCACAGGAACGAGAGGCTCCACCCGTGA
- a CDS encoding iron ABC transporter permease, whose product MTAPARTAPPPADAPVASAERVAVPAPVPSLAAVARADGAGRIPVRAIAVVGLLALVVAVLAVIDVTQGTAAVGPREVWDALLGRATPGDASVVVASRLPRMAAGILVGLALGAAGAALQTVSRNVLASPDTLAVNAGAYAALAVAAVTGLTLPVLAGAGVAFVGGLVAAAIVLAVSGLGSGTVRLVLAGSALALGLGSVTSALLLLFPQRTGGLYRWGQGGIGQNGFEAVAQMAPVVVVALVILLLLTRRLDALGLGDDAARSLGVDVRATRVLAVLASVLLAAAAVTVAGPIGFVGLYAPAFVRPLRRLVPGVRRSWVFIPVAGLMGAAVVLLADVLLRAVLGAEASVAVPTGLVTSLIGAIVLVVLAVRARDSATPAPTERHGVVTRRRVALVVGALVAVLVGLLVASVLLGDAKLLLGDVVNGIRGTAGPVVSYVLDTRVPRVLAAVLAGAALALAGVLVQAVTRNPLADPAILGVSGGAGLGAVLFVTTAPLASGWGIAGAAGVGAFAAAGVVFGLAARGGFPQNRLVLIGVGVSAGTAAAISMIIVLTDPFNGAKALTWLSGSTYGRGLDDALPVLVALALAVALAAPRHRMLDLVALDDDTPRLLGVGLGRSRLLALSIAVVLTATAVAAVGVIGFVGLVAPHAARALVGSRHARVLPVAILLGAALVTLADLLGRTVIAPAQLGAGLVTALVGTPYFVWLLWRGRAARGR is encoded by the coding sequence ATGACCGCTCCCGCCCGCACCGCGCCCCCGCCGGCCGACGCGCCCGTCGCGTCCGCCGAGCGGGTGGCCGTCCCGGCCCCCGTCCCGTCGCTCGCCGCCGTCGCGCGCGCCGACGGGGCGGGCCGGATCCCGGTGCGAGCGATCGCGGTCGTCGGCCTCCTCGCGCTCGTCGTGGCGGTGCTCGCGGTGATCGACGTCACCCAGGGCACCGCCGCGGTCGGGCCGCGCGAGGTGTGGGACGCCCTCCTCGGCCGCGCGACGCCGGGCGACGCGTCCGTCGTGGTCGCGTCGCGGCTGCCGCGCATGGCCGCGGGGATCCTCGTCGGCCTCGCCCTCGGCGCCGCCGGCGCCGCGCTCCAGACCGTGAGCCGCAACGTGCTCGCCTCGCCCGACACCCTCGCCGTGAACGCGGGCGCCTACGCCGCCCTCGCGGTCGCGGCGGTCACCGGGCTGACCCTGCCGGTGCTCGCGGGCGCGGGCGTCGCGTTCGTCGGCGGGCTCGTCGCGGCGGCGATCGTGCTCGCGGTCTCGGGCCTCGGATCCGGCACCGTGCGCCTCGTGCTGGCGGGCAGCGCGCTCGCGCTCGGCCTCGGATCCGTCACCAGCGCGCTCCTCCTCCTCTTCCCGCAGCGCACCGGCGGCCTCTACCGCTGGGGCCAGGGCGGCATCGGGCAGAACGGCTTCGAGGCGGTCGCCCAGATGGCGCCCGTCGTGGTCGTCGCGCTCGTGATCCTGCTGCTGCTCACCCGCCGGCTCGACGCGCTCGGGCTAGGCGACGACGCCGCCCGCAGCCTCGGCGTCGACGTGCGCGCGACCCGCGTGCTCGCCGTGCTCGCCTCCGTCCTCCTCGCCGCCGCGGCCGTCACGGTCGCCGGCCCGATCGGCTTCGTCGGCCTGTACGCGCCCGCGTTCGTGCGGCCGCTCCGCCGGCTCGTGCCGGGCGTCCGCCGCTCGTGGGTCTTCATCCCCGTCGCGGGCCTGATGGGCGCGGCCGTCGTGCTGCTCGCCGACGTGCTGCTGCGCGCGGTCCTCGGCGCCGAGGCGTCCGTGGCGGTGCCGACCGGGCTCGTCACCTCCCTCATCGGTGCCATCGTGCTCGTGGTGCTCGCCGTCCGCGCCCGCGACAGCGCGACGCCCGCGCCCACCGAGCGGCACGGCGTGGTCACCCGCCGCCGCGTCGCGCTCGTGGTCGGCGCGCTGGTCGCGGTGCTCGTCGGCCTGCTCGTCGCGTCCGTCCTCCTCGGCGACGCGAAGCTGCTCCTCGGCGACGTCGTGAACGGGATCCGCGGCACCGCCGGCCCCGTCGTCAGCTACGTGCTCGACACCCGCGTGCCCCGCGTGCTCGCCGCCGTGCTCGCGGGCGCGGCGCTCGCGCTCGCCGGCGTGCTCGTGCAGGCCGTGACGCGGAACCCGCTCGCCGATCCCGCGATCCTCGGCGTCTCCGGCGGCGCGGGCCTCGGCGCCGTGCTGTTCGTGACCACCGCGCCTCTCGCGTCCGGCTGGGGCATCGCGGGCGCGGCCGGCGTGGGCGCGTTCGCCGCGGCGGGCGTCGTGTTCGGCCTGGCCGCGCGCGGCGGCTTCCCGCAGAACAGGCTCGTGCTCATCGGCGTCGGCGTCTCGGCGGGCACGGCCGCGGCGATCAGCATGATCATCGTGCTCACCGACCCCTTCAACGGGGCGAAGGCGCTGACCTGGCTCTCCGGATCCACGTACGGCCGCGGCCTCGACGACGCCCTGCCGGTGCTCGTCGCCCTCGCGCTCGCCGTGGCGCTCGCGGCCCCGCGGCACCGGATGCTCGACCTCGTCGCCCTCGACGACGACACCCCGCGCCTCCTCGGCGTCGGCCTCGGCCGCTCGCGCCTCCTCGCCCTCTCGATCGCGGTCGTGCTCACGGCCACGGCGGTCGCGGCGGTCGGCGTGATCGGCTTCGTCGGCCTGGTCGCGCCGCACGCAGCCCGCGCGCTCGTCGGCTCGCGGCACGCGCGCGTGCTGCCGGTCGCGATCCTGCTCGGCGCCGCCCTCGTGACCCTCGCCGACCTGCTCGGCCGCACCGTGATCGCCCCCGCCCAGCTCGGCGCCGGCCTCGTGACCGCCCTCGTCGGCACGCCGTACTTCGTGTGGCTGCTGTGGCGCGGGCGGGCGGCGCGGGGGCGGTAG
- a CDS encoding hydrolase, whose translation MTGGAGAGGGAGVGRLPADGVWIVRELRLERTEREVAVRIGGGGVALADPADPVRGRLDLSISHGVVDRHVHLGLVDPAGFAGSPVTAVVDLGWDPAEIARIAARPPAGVTVRYAGPFHTAVGGYPSDRAWAPAAAVREVARAADAAGAVAEARAGGSGAVKIVLHDGGPLLADDVLAALVEAAHAAGMRAAVHAEGAGQAGRAIRAGADVLVHVPWTERLDDATLRESAARDVLWISTLAIHDGADLATALDNARRYAALGGRIAYGTDLGNGDLPVGLNAREVELLGEVGLRGAALLAAVLGSAPGRIEHALASAEPLPSVADATADDLVAWLRDAHRLSPRDLPPTA comes from the coding sequence ATGACGGGCGGGGCGGGCGCGGGCGGCGGCGCGGGCGTGGGTCGCCTGCCGGCCGACGGCGTCTGGATCGTGCGCGAGCTGCGGCTCGAGCGCACGGAGCGGGAGGTCGCGGTGCGGATCGGCGGCGGGGGCGTCGCGCTCGCCGACCCGGCCGATCCCGTGCGCGGGCGGCTCGACCTGAGCATCAGCCACGGCGTGGTCGACCGGCACGTGCACCTCGGGCTCGTCGACCCCGCCGGGTTCGCCGGATCGCCCGTCACGGCGGTCGTCGACCTCGGGTGGGATCCGGCGGAGATCGCCCGCATCGCCGCCCGCCCTCCCGCGGGCGTGACCGTCCGCTACGCGGGTCCGTTCCACACCGCCGTGGGAGGTTACCCCTCGGATCGCGCGTGGGCGCCCGCCGCCGCGGTCCGCGAGGTCGCGCGCGCGGCGGACGCGGCGGGGGCCGTCGCGGAGGCGCGCGCGGGCGGATCCGGCGCGGTCAAGATCGTGCTGCACGACGGCGGGCCGCTCCTCGCGGACGACGTGCTGGCCGCGCTGGTCGAGGCCGCGCACGCCGCGGGCATGCGGGCGGCCGTGCACGCGGAGGGCGCCGGCCAGGCCGGGCGGGCGATCCGCGCGGGCGCCGACGTGCTCGTGCACGTCCCGTGGACCGAGCGGCTCGACGACGCCACGCTGCGGGAGTCCGCGGCGCGCGACGTGCTCTGGATCTCGACCCTGGCCATCCACGACGGCGCCGACCTCGCGACGGCCCTCGACAACGCGCGCCGGTACGCCGCGCTCGGCGGGCGGATCGCCTACGGCACCGACCTCGGCAACGGCGACCTCCCCGTGGGCCTGAACGCCCGCGAGGTGGAGCTGCTCGGCGAGGTCGGCCTCCGCGGCGCCGCGCTCCTGGCCGCGGTGCTCGGCAGCGCGCCCGGCCGCATCGAGCACGCCCTCGCGAGCGCCGAGCCGCTGCCGTCCGTCGCCGACGCGACCGCGGACGACCTCGTCGCGTGGCTCCGCGACGCGCACCGGCTCAGTCCGCGCGACCTGCCGCCGACGGCCTGA
- a CDS encoding LacI family DNA-binding transcriptional regulator — MLSSPDRDDDLLRERLRALHDAWPGDPADDDPLRAARREAAAASRPRTAALLRSSCRAILDRLGASATGLPLRPARRPRIRPAPRPAPSNSPPAVGRPRASLPWTRAPRRPAPRAVARVRTDPRVSRPGAAPTIHDVAARAGVSKSVVSRALSGAPGVAAATQRTVRDAAADLGYVANAHARGMSAHRTHTLGVLVRDASTPFYGHLLTALQQRASERGYRVVTTTGFGSFDIAEERRALETLVSLQVEGLIVCSGALPVEDILPSARRIPTVVAGRPEVDASLSSVYCDESTGGRGLADHVASLGHRRIAVVTLAPALSLTISARTFAMLDRLRELGLDVVHVRGEDHAAGHIDGADGVARAIVDAGGVTAVMAPSDVWALAILDGLGRRGITAPDGISITGYDGLPPFTSELLGFTSWRQPLPVIGALAVDAVVDRIDGTVTGTRHTAVDGDLLPGRTAVALRA, encoded by the coding sequence GTGCTGAGCAGCCCCGACCGCGACGACGACCTCCTGCGGGAGCGCCTGCGCGCGCTGCACGACGCCTGGCCGGGCGATCCCGCCGACGACGACCCGCTGCGCGCCGCCCGCCGCGAGGCCGCCGCCGCATCCCGCCCGCGCACCGCCGCGCTGCTCCGCTCCTCCTGCCGCGCGATCCTCGACCGCCTCGGCGCCAGCGCGACCGGACTCCCGCTCCGGCCCGCCCGCCGCCCGCGGATCCGCCCGGCGCCCCGCCCCGCGCCCTCAAATAGCCCGCCGGCCGTCGGTCGGCCCCGCGCGTCGCTACCGTGGACACGTGCTCCCCGCCGCCCCGCTCCCCGCGCCGTCGCCCGCGTCCGCACGGATCCGCGCGTGAGCCGCCCGGGCGCCGCCCCCACCATCCACGACGTCGCCGCACGCGCCGGCGTCTCCAAGTCCGTCGTCTCGCGCGCACTCTCCGGCGCCCCGGGCGTCGCGGCCGCCACCCAGCGGACGGTCCGGGACGCCGCCGCCGACCTCGGCTACGTCGCCAACGCCCACGCTCGCGGCATGTCGGCGCACCGCACGCACACGCTCGGCGTCCTCGTGCGCGACGCCTCCACCCCCTTCTACGGGCACCTGCTCACGGCCCTGCAGCAGCGGGCGTCCGAGCGCGGGTACCGCGTCGTCACGACGACGGGCTTCGGGTCCTTCGACATCGCCGAGGAGCGCCGGGCCCTCGAGACGCTCGTCTCGCTGCAGGTCGAGGGGCTCATCGTGTGCAGCGGCGCGCTGCCGGTCGAGGACATCCTGCCGTCGGCCCGGCGGATCCCCACGGTCGTGGCGGGCCGCCCCGAGGTGGACGCCTCCCTCAGCAGCGTCTACTGCGACGAGTCCACGGGCGGCCGGGGCCTCGCCGACCACGTGGCCTCGCTCGGGCACCGCCGCATCGCCGTCGTCACGCTGGCGCCCGCGCTCTCCCTGACGATCTCCGCCCGCACCTTCGCGATGCTCGACCGCCTGCGCGAGCTCGGGCTCGACGTCGTGCACGTCCGCGGCGAGGACCACGCGGCCGGCCACATCGACGGGGCCGACGGCGTCGCCCGGGCGATCGTCGACGCGGGCGGCGTGACCGCGGTCATGGCGCCGAGCGACGTCTGGGCGCTCGCGATCCTCGACGGCCTCGGCCGCCGCGGGATCACCGCCCCCGACGGCATCTCGATCACCGGCTACGACGGCCTGCCGCCCTTCACGAGCGAGCTGCTCGGCTTCACGTCGTGGCGGCAGCCGCTCCCCGTCATCGGCGCGCTCGCGGTCGACGCCGTGGTCGACCGCATCGACGGCACCGTCACCGGCACGCGCCACACCGCGGTCGACGGCGACCTGCTCCCGGGCCGCACGGCCGTCGCCCTCCGCGCCTGA